A genomic region of bacterium contains the following coding sequences:
- a CDS encoding universal stress protein, with protein MLPLKRILCPTDFSEPSYAALNAAIEFAQYFRAELNWLHVVAPVPIIATPAEAAGVGGPAVPSSDLGGEMLRGAQTMIAEAARDRIPSAVDLHLLVRRGDPAHEILAAAADLEADAIIIATHGRTGWRRLLFGSVAETVFRGAACPVLTIRAPRDAAVDGDEPDRLSERA; from the coding sequence ATGTTGCCGTTGAAGCGCATCCTCTGCCCCACGGACTTCAGCGAACCTTCCTACGCCGCGCTGAATGCCGCGATCGAGTTCGCCCAGTACTTCCGGGCCGAACTGAACTGGCTGCACGTCGTGGCGCCCGTGCCGATCATCGCGACCCCGGCCGAGGCCGCCGGCGTGGGCGGTCCGGCCGTGCCGTCGTCCGACCTCGGCGGCGAGATGCTGCGCGGGGCCCAGACGATGATCGCCGAAGCGGCCCGCGATCGCATCCCGTCAGCGGTGGACCTGCACCTGCTCGTGCGGCGGGGGGACCCCGCGCACGAGATCCTGGCGGCGGCGGCCGATCTGGAGGCCGACGCCATCATCATCGCCACGCACGGCCGGACCGGCTGGCGGCGGCTGCTGTTCGGTTCCGTGGCCGAAACGGTGTTCCGCGGCGCCGCCTGCCCCGTGCTGACGATCCGGGCGCCCCGCGACGCCGCGGTCGACGGCGACGAGCCCGACCGGCTGTCCGAGCGGGCCTGA
- a CDS encoding sigma-70 family RNA polymerase sigma factor, translating into MELANLLESCRAGDELAWEMLVRQTQSRVFGIAMTYVRDRDEARDLSQDIFVRIYRNLDGCKDADRFLPWLVRISRNACIDHLRRRKARPPARDIPAEEALRLVAPDEAPDEEMERQARRRVVETALHSLSEINREIILLKDMQGLALEEIARLLNLPLGTVKSRSSRARLELAKAVQDLMGPAGAEATA; encoded by the coding sequence ATGGAACTGGCCAACCTGCTGGAAAGCTGCCGAGCCGGCGACGAACTCGCCTGGGAGATGCTGGTCCGGCAGACCCAGTCCCGCGTCTTCGGGATCGCCATGACCTACGTCCGCGACCGCGACGAGGCCCGCGACCTCTCCCAGGACATCTTCGTGCGGATCTACCGCAACCTCGACGGCTGCAAGGACGCCGACCGGTTCCTGCCCTGGCTGGTGCGCATCTCCCGCAACGCCTGCATCGACCACCTGCGCCGCCGCAAGGCGCGGCCCCCGGCCCGGGACATCCCGGCCGAGGAGGCGCTGCGGCTGGTCGCGCCGGACGAGGCGCCCGACGAGGAGATGGAGCGCCAGGCCCGCCGCCGCGTGGTCGAGACGGCGCTGCACTCCCTGAGCGAGATCAACCGCGAGATCATCCTGCTGAAGGACATGCAGGGCCTCGCCCTGGAGGAGATCGCCCGCTTGCTGAACCTGCCCCTGGGCACGGTGAAGTCGCGCTCCAGCCGGGCGCGGCTGGAACTGGCCAAGGCCGTGCAGGACCTGATGGGGCCCGCGGGCGCGGAGGCGACGGCATGA
- a CDS encoding zf-HC2 domain-containing protein, which produces MNTRCTAWEALLDAYLDGALEGRDETFFRSHAAACDRCRDLLRLVSADLPALAVEEEAPRLADSVIAVTSGPACGRAEALLGARPDGGLSADETLLLLGHLEHCPPCADLARALDVALATVRDLAEPELDLAFTYDVLRATSATRARKRGGALPRLSDRLGAWWQGQAARPQFPWEVAFAATVVLVLLFGTPLSPARRAPARALAAVQASPAWMIDTAGELTGVAGAGIGAVQQDVTERRNRTAPDRADLLRHGREAGAALLHGDLDAAAARLRAVGGDLTQLWRDWRGGEPDAGD; this is translated from the coding sequence ATGAACACGCGCTGCACGGCATGGGAAGCCCTCCTGGACGCGTACCTCGACGGTGCGCTCGAAGGGCGCGACGAAACCTTCTTCCGGTCCCACGCGGCCGCCTGCGACCGTTGCCGGGACCTGCTGCGCCTGGTCTCTGCGGACCTGCCCGCCCTGGCCGTCGAGGAAGAGGCCCCGCGGCTGGCCGACAGCGTGATCGCCGTGACTTCGGGCCCCGCCTGCGGCAGGGCGGAGGCGCTGCTGGGCGCGCGGCCGGACGGCGGGCTCTCCGCGGACGAGACCCTCCTGCTGCTGGGGCATCTCGAACATTGCCCGCCGTGCGCCGACCTGGCCCGGGCTCTGGACGTCGCCCTGGCGACCGTGCGGGACCTCGCCGAACCCGAGCTGGACCTGGCGTTCACCTACGACGTCCTGCGGGCGACGTCGGCCACGCGGGCGCGCAAGCGCGGCGGCGCGCTGCCCCGCCTGTCGGATCGTCTCGGCGCGTGGTGGCAGGGCCAGGCGGCCCGGCCCCAGTTCCCCTGGGAAGTCGCGTTCGCCGCCACGGTGGTCCTGGTCCTGCTGTTCGGGACGCCGCTCTCCCCGGCGCGGCGCGCCCCGGCCCGGGCCCTGGCCGCGGTCCAGGCCAGCCCCGCCTGGATGATCGACACCGCCGGCGAGCTGACCGGCGTCGCGGGTGCGGGGATCGGCGCCGTGCAGCAGGACGTGACCGAGCGCCGCAACCGCACCGCGCCGGACCGGGCCGACCTCCTGCGTCACGGCCGGGAGGCGGGCGCGGCCCTCCTGCACGGCGATCTCGACGCGGCCGCGGCGCGCCTGCGGGCCGTGGGCGGGGACCTGACGCAGCTATGGCGCGACTGGCGCGGCGGGGAGCCCGACGCCGGCGACTGA
- a CDS encoding DUF5668 domain-containing protein, with the protein MDQTHDTRQPAFTPDSPHAPPPPPVPPVYTRRDLPLKSAPFAVILSVLMPGLGYVYLGYFRQAVTTVVIFASLITALASGAADGIEPLFGIFLAFFYFYQLVDSGRRATIFNQAIEAGYAGGVPADFALPDAGGMLFGGMVLLAIGVVALLNTVLDVELEWLKDWWPVGLIAAGGWLVVRSRRDRTPRRD; encoded by the coding sequence ATGGATCAGACACACGACACCCGGCAGCCGGCCTTCACCCCGGACTCGCCCCACGCCCCGCCGCCGCCGCCGGTCCCGCCCGTCTACACGCGGCGCGACCTGCCCCTGAAGTCCGCACCCTTCGCGGTCATCCTGTCGGTGCTGATGCCCGGTCTCGGCTACGTGTACCTGGGCTACTTCCGGCAGGCCGTGACCACGGTCGTGATCTTCGCCTCGCTGATCACGGCGCTGGCCTCCGGCGCCGCCGACGGCATCGAGCCGCTGTTCGGGATCTTCCTGGCCTTCTTCTACTTCTACCAGCTGGTGGACTCCGGCCGCCGGGCCACGATCTTCAACCAGGCGATCGAGGCCGGCTACGCCGGCGGCGTGCCCGCCGACTTCGCCCTGCCCGACGCCGGCGGCATGCTCTTCGGCGGCATGGTCCTGCTGGCCATCGGCGTGGTGGCCCTGCTCAACACGGTCCTGGACGTGGAGCTCGAGTGGCTGAAGGACTGGTGGCCCGTCGGCCTGATCGCCGCCGGCGGCTGGCTGGTCGTCCGCTCGCGCCGGGACAGGACCCCGCGCCGGGACTGA